In Acidimicrobiales bacterium, the following are encoded in one genomic region:
- the mscL gene encoding large conductance mechanosensitive channel protein MscL, which produces MLKEFKSFVLKGNVVDLAVAVVIGAAFGSVVNALVKDLLTPLIAIPGKSDFSALHFTIRHSTFLYGAFINEVVAFLLIAAAVFFFVVKPMNVMIARRNRGQSEEDPVTRDCPFCLSVIPKAAKRCAHCTSEVNPV; this is translated from the coding sequence ATGTTGAAAGAGTTCAAGTCGTTCGTCCTGAAGGGCAACGTCGTGGATCTCGCCGTTGCCGTCGTGATCGGCGCGGCGTTCGGCAGCGTCGTCAACGCGCTGGTGAAGGACCTGCTGACGCCGCTGATCGCCATTCCCGGCAAGTCGGACTTCAGCGCGCTGCACTTCACGATCCGCCACAGCACGTTCCTCTACGGCGCGTTCATCAACGAAGTCGTGGCGTTCCTGCTGATCGCAGCCGCGGTGTTCTTTTTCGTGGTGAAGCCGATGAACGTGATGATTGCGCGGCGCAACCGCGGCCAAAGCGAAGAGGATCCGGTCACCCGCGACTGCCCGTTCTGCCTCAGCGTCATCCCCAAAGCGGCCAAGCGGTGCGCCCATTGCACATCTGAGGTGAATCCCGTCTGA
- a CDS encoding CoA transferase has protein sequence MTRDAFELLDEVGLPRDAAALTIDGAPPVLPSKFPIGARAAAALGACGVAAATVYADRTGESQDVFVDQTRAETSLLSFMLNRVDGVMPLRTAEGNPLVALYECGDGRWVHLHGAFPKLAQLTVDVIGGAVGDDATQVAARVKQFRAHELEDALAAAGACGAMVRSIDEWVAHPQRDAIAPLGRVSIERIGDAPVTPAGAGARPLGGVRVLDLTRVLAGPTCARVLAEHGADVLHVNGEHLDNVEAFVIDTNHGKRSAALDLRRTEDAAALRALIGGADVFSQGYRGDALARRGFGPDDVAALRPGIVYVTINCYGDVGPWRLRPGWEQLSQSVTGIADAQGEPGAPRLIPAAAADYTTGYLGALGVMAALRRRSIEGGSYHVRVSLCQTAMWIAQDGPCVDPSTATGFGDTDSWLTTEATPFGEVVHMTPVTQLSRTPAHWATPVVPLGTHPPTWR, from the coding sequence GTGACGCGCGACGCGTTCGAACTGCTCGACGAAGTCGGGCTCCCCCGCGACGCCGCGGCGTTGACGATCGACGGGGCGCCGCCGGTGCTGCCGTCGAAGTTCCCCATCGGGGCGCGTGCCGCCGCGGCTCTCGGGGCGTGCGGCGTAGCGGCGGCGACGGTTTACGCCGACCGCACCGGCGAGTCGCAGGACGTGTTCGTCGACCAGACTCGGGCCGAGACGTCGCTGTTGAGTTTCATGCTGAACCGCGTCGACGGGGTGATGCCGCTGCGCACTGCCGAGGGCAACCCGCTGGTCGCGCTGTACGAATGTGGCGACGGCCGCTGGGTGCACCTGCACGGCGCGTTCCCGAAGCTGGCACAGCTGACCGTCGACGTCATCGGCGGCGCCGTCGGCGACGACGCCACGCAGGTGGCGGCGCGGGTGAAGCAGTTCCGCGCCCACGAACTCGAAGACGCGCTCGCCGCCGCAGGCGCCTGCGGCGCCATGGTGCGCAGCATCGACGAGTGGGTCGCGCATCCTCAGCGCGACGCGATCGCGCCGCTCGGCCGGGTGTCGATCGAACGCATCGGCGATGCACCCGTCACGCCCGCCGGTGCCGGTGCGCGACCGCTCGGCGGGGTGCGCGTGCTCGACCTCACGCGCGTGCTCGCGGGACCGACGTGCGCCCGGGTTCTGGCCGAACACGGTGCGGACGTGTTGCACGTCAACGGCGAGCACCTCGACAACGTCGAGGCGTTCGTCATCGACACCAACCACGGGAAGCGGAGCGCGGCGTTGGACCTGCGGCGCACCGAGGACGCCGCTGCGCTCCGCGCGCTGATCGGCGGCGCCGACGTGTTCTCGCAGGGCTACCGCGGCGACGCCCTGGCGCGGCGCGGGTTCGGTCCCGACGATGTGGCCGCGCTGCGGCCTGGCATCGTGTACGTGACGATCAACTGTTACGGCGACGTGGGTCCGTGGCGGCTGCGCCCCGGCTGGGAGCAACTGTCGCAATCGGTGACCGGCATCGCCGACGCGCAAGGCGAGCCGGGCGCACCGCGCCTCATCCCCGCGGCGGCGGCGGATTACACGACCGGGTACCTCGGCGCCCTCGGGGTGATGGCGGCGCTGCGCCGCCGCAGCATCGAGGGCGGGTCGTACCACGTGCGCGTCTCGCTGTGTCAGACGGCGATGTGGATCGCGCAGGATGGTCCGTGTGTCGACCCGTCGACGGCGACCGGTTTCGGTGACACCGATTCGTGGCTCACGACCGAAGCAACGCCGTTCGGCGAGGTGGTGCACATGACCCCCGTCACCCAACTCTCGAGAACGCCCGCCCATTGGGCGACCCCTGTCGTCCCGCTCGGGACGCACCCACCCACCTGGAGGTAG